The DNA sequence TTATTTTTATGCCTGTTCCACCATGGCAGCATCCTGTGTGAAGTTGGGAGTTTTAAGTCCAGGAGGCTTTACCTCAAATGAAGCCTTCTGCTACTTCTTTCACTTCTGTACTTCTGCtatatgggcagcctgtagcacagtggttaatgtacatgactggaatcTGCAAGGATGGTGGTTCGATCCGCAGAGTAGccacaatccgcacagccgctgggcccttgagcaaggtccttaaccctgcattgctccaggggaggattgtctcctgcttagtctaatcaactgtatgttgctctggataagagcgtctgccaaatgccaataatgtaatgtaatgttcaccAGCGGATCTGTACAGCCATTTCACCAGAAGACTCAACattgtttttgtatgtatgtacgtgttgTTCATGTGTAaggtgtatttgtgtatgtactgtatctaCAGCATATTCAAGGTTCAAGGTTATTTTATTCGTACCCAAGGGTAAATTTGGTAAATCAGACAGGAAATTCAGCAATCCAGGGGTCAGCAACATGGAGGATACATAAGACATTTACAGGACTCATAATATGTGGAtcatattaatgttttatatatttagagGTTTGAATAAAAAACCATGGACTGAGTTTTagaggggcgacattggctcaggcagtaagagcagtcgtttgacagtcggagggttgccggttcaaagTGTCCCGAAGCAAGACACccctgaatgctcctgacgagctggttggtaccttgcatggcagccaatcgcatgtatgaatgggtgaatgagaagcatcaattttccagcgctttggataaaggcactatataaatgccaaccatttaaccatttaCTAATGACACTGGTGACCACGTATTTAGTATGTTGTCAACCCCTAACAGTAAGATGTAATGATTCCTGGCCAAGTCAAACCCTGGGTAATTCTGTAGTCAGTTATACGGTAGATGCGCCCATGGAACCCATTGAAGTGTCCTTTAGGTAATTATGCTGCATAAGCACTACGGCTAATACTCATAATTTATACTTACTTACAATGTACTTtaacaaattatgttttaccATCCCTGTGgaaggcggcatggatggtgcagtgggtagcactgccgcctcacagcaaggaggtcctgggttcgaatccccgttggtcggggcctctctgtgcggagtttgcatgttctccccctgtttgcgtgggtttcctctgggtagtccggtttcctcccacagtccagagacatgcaggttaggctgattggagagtctaaattgcccatcggtatgagtgtgtgagtgaatggtgtgtgtgccctgtgatggactggcgacctgtccagggtgtattcctgcctttcgcccaatgtatgctgggataggctccagcccccctgcgaccctgctcaggataagcgggttaggataatgaatgaattaatcccTGTGGAAATGTATTGTGCTCTGTGCTAAGAGAGATTTCTCACATAGTGGAAAATCAATTCCACACCAACATGGTGTGTATCTTCTCACAGCCTGGCAAACgatcattaattaatgcaagGATATTGCTAATTACTCAACATTAAAACCTTAATCTTATATACTGAAGACAATAGAGTTTGAGGTCAACAGATGtaaatgagatgacagatccaatttcagcttttatttcctggtatttttttatctagatttgttcaacaacttagaacatatcaccttttgtatcagaccacccaatttgtaggtgagcaaaagtattgtgactgacaggtgtttcttgttgcccagatgtgtcctgttatattgactaaatagttctgaatgtctactcttggttttagccttgggttttgcctgcgaagaaaaataaataaaccgctGGCATACTGCATGGACTGGGTTCACTAATCTtttttgatgatgtaactcatgatggtagcagcaggatgaatgcggaagtctacaaaaacattctgtctgaaaagtTATTGAGAAAGgcgtccaaactaattaggAGGAACTTcctcatgaaataaaaaatgaaattatgttcagtatattattatattagttcatctttttatctcaatcccaaatgtattcagtgtattacaaCAACAATGGAATTGGACTTGCTATTCAAATTatctaatttaatttattttcataaatggtACATATATGGATCCAGTGGTACATTACTGTACCCTGTAAATCCAATCCAGTTTAGGCACGTGACCATCTCTGTAAGAAAGAGAGGACAAATACAGTCAAGAATCTCCCACTGAACTACAAGCCTGATCTGTAGGTTTGTTCTTGTTTTGAAGTACATAGAGTGTGTCCTGTCTAAGGTTCAGcagaagtgaaagtgaaagtatcaaaccgagagactgagagactgtaACATGGAGGCTAAAGCTTTATTTCCTGAGGACGATCTCTGTTGCTCTCTatgttgtgacatttttaaagagcctgttctcctgaaatgcagccacagcttctgtagagtgtgtctgcagAAGTGGTGGGTACAGAATAGCTCTCGagagtgtcccatctgcaggagaaaggctTCTATGGAGAAACCACCTCTAAACCTGGCCTTAAGAAGCATTGTGGAGACttacttaaagcagaagactgagagagaaactaCAGACAAGACTGAGGCTCGCTGTAGCCTTCATGGGGAGAAACTTCTTTTATTCtgtgaacatgacaaagagcCTCTCTGTGTCATCTGTCAGACatcaaaaaaacacagaaaccacccggtctgtccagtggaagaggcTGCACTAGAGCTGAAGGTATTCTGTTTTAAATGATTGAATTTAATATTCAAGTCGGCATTGTATCTGAAAGTCTTGTTTTAAAGCCTCAAAACatcaagtattttttatttcaggggGAATAAAATGTGGGCATGGTTAAGTCCTGATTCACAGTTGTGATTGTGGGCCTTTTCTCGTGAATACGGCTTGTAGTGAATAAATGCAACATTGAAATACAGTGTGATTTCATACATAGATAGCAATGATGTGTGAGATTAGATACTGACAGCACAAATATAACACAAGACCTTTACTCTAACAAAATAAAGGTCAAGATCTGATACAACTACTGTCATATAAACTGTTATATGCTTTAGAAGAGAACTGTGCAACAACCAGGAAGTGCAGAAATctacactgagtgtataaccagtggagagagagctgtATATACTCTTTCAAAATGGATGTGTTAATATCGAACACAATAAGTCAAAACAGTTCTATGAATTCTTCAACATTCCTTACAATTACAGGCTGTAAATTAAATGAAGTACAACCTAGTAAAATAATAGTTTTATAATccttaaaaaactgaaaatgcacAATAACATACAATGTTATGATGCCCTATAAGAATATTTCACTGATCTGGTGGTAGCCGATATAGTATTTTCCCTGCTAGATTTCCCATGTACTTACACTTACAAAGTTACACTGACCGTCACTATTGTAGCAGGGGTAATACTGTGCTATTTGTGAAAAGTGATAACTGGTTCATATCACTCCAGGAGGAACTCAAGCCTGCACTTAATCTTATtgaagaaaaactgaagaagttTAATGTGGTTGAACAAGGATgtaaaaacacagcaaaacatATCAGGGTGAGTAATTCAATTagtaaatatatacaattttttatttatgttgtgtgtaacatggataacacacacaccgactGCCATACATAAATAGCAAAGTCTAGTCACACTCTTCAGGTCTAATTGTGTTTGAATTACAGAGTCAAGCCcaggacacagagaggcagataaaggtggagtttgagaagctccaccagttcctgcgtgaggaagaggaggccagactagctgcactgaaagaggaagaggagaagaagagtcAGATAATGGAGAGGAAGTTGGAACATATCACTAGAGACATCTCCACccttacagacaaaatcacTGCTATAGAGACGGCCATGGAGACCGAAGACACCTCCTTTTTAAAGGTAGGAGCTTCATTTACTGACCGAGTTTATACTGTTTAACCTCAGTAAAGTAACGTCATGTGTACTGACTGTTATCATCTGCTTGACTTTCATTAACATGGCTCTAGTTATTTCTCACTTTTTGTTTCTCATAATGGAatgcactgaatacatttatacactcacaattatgttgttattatgtgttttttcagagctacaagaaCATCAAGGAAAGGTATGTAGACTCTCAGCTCATTTCATCTTGTGTGTTTAAGTCTCTTCAGTTACCAAGCCTGActgtctcctgcctgttgttacagagcccagtgcacactgcaagacccagagctgctctcaggggcgctgatagatgtggccaaacacctgggcaacctgaagttcagagtctgggagaagatgctggggatggtgcagtacagtgagtatctgggcCAGATGCTAAAGTCATGTtctttacaaatatttaatgaacGCATGAAAGTGGAGAAACAGGCTGTATATGTTActccggggggaacagaggaaccaaaagcagacaggggtgaagacaaaatggcaggtttaatagcaaaagcaggggcagacagagcagagtcaaaaaacaggccagggtcaaaaaccagggggtcagtccagcaaggcagaggtacagatatccacaacaaccGAAGAAGACTCCGGGGGGCAGGCAGAGGTCCAACAATggaaatccaaacagaaacacggCAAGGGCAAACAAACATGGCAtgggaaaacaaacaaggctcAGGAAACAAGACTCAGGGataaggaggctagaactgggggaaggaaaaaagggctcgggactcaaaaaacaggacaaggcAAACTAGCAGGGTGCAATTGAAAAGGACAAGTATAAATACataggggaatgagacaaactaggcggggcatgggagtgagggcggtctaacaaatagacatcaggtgagacacatgaaagggtaataggacaataacgagggggaaacgaaaacgcggactggattcacaaagatacacatgtaatacaaacggctccggacgagggagtagacaattgcagagaatcaggagatgcagagatacggagagacaggtgcgaatacttcgctgaaactaagcaagtaatcagtgatagaatagggaggcagagttctgaattgaattgacagaacagaattgaaactggagatgcgttagtaagttagttaagtcatttaaattacaaatacccaaaactagtgaatgttagtttgttagtttgttagtataatcagtactgtacaacttctatgttagttgggattagtatattagtgctatgtacaaacatgaaatggagagaaagcaggaagtaaggaatgcaagattggaaggaaggttgaaccccggaactactgtaaacacccgaatagtggggcacacagacaggggagtgactgggctagtaaacattcagactcagacatcacaggggaagacgagtgcaaagactaatgaatataaacagaacaccagacatgaatatgaaaaataataaattacaagaataatgattttaaaaaatgataaactaacacaggacagaacacaggaacataacagtatATTGAAATGGTGCTGAAGATAAAAAGTACAGAGTCATCCAGTCTCAGTTTCCTCCAAGAGTAGGAAGATCCCAAGGGCTGCACTGCTCTGCTCTCAGTTTAATATcaaaacacacgcagacacagaatcaacacacaatgtaaaacctCATGAATAATATCCTTTATTAGCTGTGAGAATTGTTTTCATAATTTGCTATGATGcattcattgattcattcattttcataatgaaaataggttttatattttaaatatacatctctataactacagtatattattatcGATAACTAGTATATGCAATTTCCTGTGTATGGGACCTAATGTGAATAGAGTATTTGAGTACCTGTCACAGGGCATGGGCGGAGAGAAGAGATGGACACAGCGAGGTTGTTGTGAGAACCAATCGTGGACAGGTAAtcaggagaaagggaaaacatggaACGGAATATTGACACAAAATACATAGaaaaggagaaacagggaaattACATGGAACGTGatagaaaaacatgaaatggaacatTTAACAACACGAATACGAAGAACGGGGTGAGTTACGATACAGAAACACAAGACGTCAGGCAGGATGAATGAcggtttaataataataataataataataataataataatgagctTTATTTATACATCATCCATCAAATGTAGTTCAAAATGTTTAACATTCAGgcaattacaaataattataaaaacaacatccatccatccatccattatctgaacccgcttatcctgatcagggtcgcaggggggctggagcctatcccagcatacattgggcgaaaggcaggaatacaccctggacaggtcgccagttcattgcagggcacacgcaccattcactcacacactctcacctacgggcaatttagactctccaatcagcctaacctgcatgtctttggactgtgggaggaaaccggagtacccggaggaaacccacgcagacacggggagaacatgcaaactccgcacagataggccccggccgacggggattcgaacccaggacctccttgctgtgaggcgataaaaacaacattgtagataaaatataaaaataataaacactgtgATTGTGGAAATATATTCAC is a window from the Conger conger chromosome 8, fConCon1.1, whole genome shotgun sequence genome containing:
- the LOC133135466 gene encoding zinc-binding protein A33-like; translated protein: MEAKALFPEDDLCCSLCCDIFKEPVLLKCSHSFCRVCLQKWWVQNSSRECPICRRKASMEKPPLNLALRSIVETYLKQKTERETTDKTEARCSLHGEKLLLFCEHDKEPLCVICQTSKKHRNHPVCPVEEAALELKEELKPALNLIEEKLKKFNVVEQGCKNTAKHIRSQAQDTERQIKVEFEKLHQFLREEEEARLAALKEEEEKKSQIMERKLEHITRDISTLTDKITAIETAMETEDTSFLKSYKNIKERAQCTLQDPELLSGALIDVAKHLGNLKFRVWEKMLGMVQYTPVMLDPNTARVDLSLSDDLTTVRDTDTVQNCPDNPERFNCCPCVLGSEGFTSGKHSWEVKVGNKPKWTIGVVKGSVNRKGDITCHPKTGFWVIMLRNGDEYYASGAADLTLARKPQIIRVQLDYNRGEVSFFNSSDMSLIHTFKDTFTERVFPYFGPCLRDGGKNDGPLQICPVKVSVTVTSSQ